A region from the Paenibacillus humicola genome encodes:
- a CDS encoding arylamine N-acetyltransferase family protein: MNNTRDTLKPETAAYLARIGYDGPMDGSAAALAGLQDAHLHAVPYENFDLLPDRRVPLSLEIGKLYDKIVVRRRGGYCFELNALFGWLLRELGYPVTDFVARFWRDEPDPPPKRRHHVLMVRADDADYLCDVGVGGIVPRRPIRMEEGLEQRQGDEVYRLERDAQYGWMLCELKAGEWKRIYSFTEEPQLPKDFLFASFWCEHAPESIFVQSAMAAIRTRDGRNTLAGDEFRLFRKDGVRAFVPRSKDEYAAALRDYFGIVLD; encoded by the coding sequence ATGAATAATACCCGCGACACCTTGAAGCCGGAAACGGCCGCTTATTTGGCCCGTATCGGGTACGACGGTCCGATGGATGGAAGCGCCGCCGCGCTGGCCGGACTGCAGGACGCGCATCTTCATGCGGTCCCTTACGAAAATTTCGATTTGCTGCCGGACAGGCGGGTGCCGCTTTCCCTGGAGATCGGCAAGCTGTATGACAAAATCGTCGTTCGACGCCGCGGCGGCTACTGCTTCGAGCTGAACGCGCTGTTCGGCTGGCTGCTGCGAGAGCTGGGCTACCCGGTAACGGACTTTGTCGCCCGCTTCTGGCGCGACGAGCCGGACCCGCCGCCGAAGCGGCGGCATCATGTGCTGATGGTCCGCGCCGATGATGCGGATTACTTGTGCGATGTCGGCGTCGGAGGCATCGTGCCGCGCCGGCCGATTCGGATGGAGGAAGGACTGGAGCAGCGGCAGGGCGACGAGGTTTACCGGCTGGAGCGCGATGCTCAGTATGGCTGGATGCTTTGCGAGCTGAAGGCCGGGGAATGGAAACGGATTTATTCCTTCACCGAGGAACCGCAGCTGCCGAAGGATTTTTTGTTTGCGAGCTTTTGGTGCGAGCATGCGCCGGAATCGATTTTCGTGCAGAGCGCCATGGCGGCGATTCGCACGCGCGATGGCCGGAATACGCTGGCGGGCGACGAATTTCGCCTTTTCCGGAAGGACGGCGTCCGCGCGTTCGTCCCCCGTTCGAAAGACGAATATGCCGCGGCTCTGCGCGACTATTTCGGGATTGTGCTCGATTGA
- a CDS encoding nitroreductase family protein, with the protein MEKTFFESIVNRRTYYGIGKESTISDERIMEVVKQAVKHTPSAFNSQSARVVVLLNEEHNKLWDLTTSILKSIVPEDQFESTAQRMSGFRSGYGTVLFFEDQTVVESLQAQLPTYQDRFPIWSQQSSGMLQYVIWTALENEGLGASLQHYNPLIDERVKADWKLPETWQLVAQMPFGKPTAPAGEKQFQPLEDRIKLFK; encoded by the coding sequence ATGGAGAAAACATTTTTCGAATCTATAGTGAACCGGCGCACCTATTACGGAATCGGCAAAGAATCGACGATATCCGACGAACGCATCATGGAGGTTGTGAAGCAGGCGGTGAAGCATACCCCGTCCGCCTTCAACTCGCAAAGCGCCCGCGTCGTCGTGCTGTTGAACGAGGAGCATAACAAGCTGTGGGATTTGACGACATCCATTCTGAAGTCGATCGTTCCCGAAGACCAGTTCGAATCGACGGCTCAGCGCATGAGCGGATTCCGGAGCGGATACGGCACCGTGCTGTTCTTCGAGGATCAGACGGTCGTCGAATCGCTTCAGGCGCAGTTACCGACCTACCAGGACCGGTTCCCGATCTGGTCGCAGCAGTCTTCGGGCATGCTGCAATATGTGATTTGGACGGCATTGGAGAACGAAGGGCTCGGCGCATCGCTGCAGCATTACAATCCGCTGATCGACGAGCGGGTGAAAGCCGATTGGAAGCTCCCCGAAACGTGGCAGCTCGTAGCGCAAATGCCGTTCGGCAAGCCGACGGCACCAGCGGGAGAGAAGCAGTTCCAGCCGCTTGAAGACCGCATTAAGCTGTTTAAATAA